A segment of the Bordetella flabilis genome:
TGGAATTCCGCTCCCATGGCGGCGAAGCCACGGGGCTTGCGACGTTCCTTTTCCTTTTGATCCTGGTTATCGGTCATATCGGTCCCCTGTAGGTGGTGGTTGCCTTGAGGCCGGCGCGGCATCGCAACGGCCGTGCCTATCGGCGCAATGGGATTGGGCCGTTACCCGTTGCCGAGCAATGATCAGCAGCGGTTACCGCCGCGTGTATCGATTACCGCAACGCAACGGTCATAGGGCCAGTACAGCCCCGGGGTACGCATGTCGCGGGCCCGGCTTCATGCGCGCACCCGGCCCGCGCGCACAACGGCGGACCCGTCATCCGATGCGGGCCATCGATGCGAATCACTCAGGCTGCTTACAGGTGCGGTTGCTATGATCGGCCAGCCTGTAGGCGGCCTCGGCGGCACATCCCGCGACGCCAGCGCCGCGGCGGCCTGGTGCGTGATCGGCACGGTCGCTCGGCGCTTTCCCCTCCGCCGTTTCCCTTTTTTTTCCAACCATGACCCGTCATACCCCGCATGCCGTCCTGACCCCGGCCATCGTCCTTTTGATGTCCATCGCCAGCGGCCTGGTGGTCGCCAGCGACTACTACGCGCAGCCGCTGCTGCATACCATCGGCCTGGAATTCGGCTTGTCCACGGCCGCCGCCGGCGCCATCGTCACAACGGCGCAATTGAGTTTCGCGGTCGGACTGCTGCTCTTGGTGCCGCTCGGCGACCTGCTCGAACGCCGCAGCCTTATCGTATCCATGACCTTGTGCACGGCGGTCGGCATGGCCTTGGTCGCCTTCGCGCCCAACCTCGGCGTGGTGCTGGCCGGCACGGCGCTGGCCGGCCTGTTTTCCGTGGTGGGACAGGTCATGGTGCCGTTCGCAGCCACGCTGGCGGCGCCGCAGGAACGCGGCCGGGTCGTCGGGACGGTCATGAGCGGCCTGTTGCTTGGCATCCTGCTGGCACGCACCGCCGCCGGCGCACTGGCGGACCTGGGCAACTGGCGCACCGTGTACTGGCTCGCCGCCATCCTGCTCGTGGTGTTGGCGGGGGCCCTGTGGCGGGTACTGCCCCGCTATCCGGGTAATACCGCCATGAGCTATGGCGCGCTGCTCCGGTCCATCGGCACGCTCATGGTCCAGGAGCCGCTGTTTCGCGCGCGCAGCCTGCTCGGCGCCCTGCTGTTCGCACAGTTCAGCGCCTTGTGGACGTCCCTGACCTTCCTGCTGGCAAATCCGCCATACGGGTATTCCGAAGGCGCCATCGGGCTTTTCGGGCTGGCCGGGGCGGCCGGCGCCTTTGCCGCCCGGTCCTTCGGGCATATGGCGGATCGCGGCCACATCAACCGCTGCACCCGCCTGGGCCTGTGGCTGTTGCTGGCGTCCTGGCTGGCCCTTTCCGCCGGCGCCGGGTCGCTCGCCGCGCTGCTGGGCGGCATCCTGGTCCTCGATCTCGCCATACAGGGGCTGCAGGTCACCAACCAGGCCTGCATCTACCGCCTGCGCCCGGACGCCCGCAGCCGTATCACGGCCGGCTACATGACGAGCTATTTCATAGGCGGCGCCGCTGGCTCCTTCGCTTCCGCCAACGCCTACGCCCACGCCGGCTGGCGCGGTGTGTGCATCCTGGGCGGCGCCCTGGCCGTCCTTTCGCTTCTGTACGGCACCCTTTCCCGCAACGCCCGGGTGGTCGAAAACGCCCCCGCGTCTAACCCCGCATAGCAGAATCTATAATCGAGGGTTTTGACCGTCTGCCGCCCCGTCCCGGGCGCGGCGGCCCACTCTTCGTCACCGGTCCATACCCGCCCATGCAGGAACGCTACAACCCCAACGCCGTCGAATCCACCGCCCAGCAGGCGTGGCGCCAGAACGACGTCTATCGCGTCAGCGAGCACGCCGTCAACGCCAGCGGCGCCGAGAAGCCCAAGTTCTATGCATGCTCGATGCTGCCCTATCCCAGCGGCAAACTGCATATGGGCCATGTGCGCAACTACACCATCAACGACATGATGGCGCGGCAACTGCGCATGCGCGGCTACAACGTGCTGATGCCCATGGGCTGGGACGCCTTCGGCATGCCGGCCGAGAACGCCGCGATCAAGTCCAAGGTGCCGCCCGCGAAATGGACTTACGACAACATCGCCTACATGAAGAAGCAGATGCAGGCGATGGGCTTGGCGATCGACTGGTCGCGCGAGATGAGCGCCTGCGACCCGGCGTATTACAAGTGGAACCAGTGGCTGTTCCTGAAGATGCTGGAAAAAGGCATCGCCTACCGCAAAACCCAGGTCGTGAACTGGGATCCGGTGGATCAGACCGTGCTCGCCAATGAACAGGTGATCGATGGCCGCGGCTGGCGTTCTGGCGCGCTGGTCGAAAAGCGCGAGATTCCCGGCTACTACCTGCGCATCACCGACTACGCCGAAGAACTGCTCGAACAGGTCAGGACCGGCCTGCCGGGCTGGCCCGAGCG
Coding sequences within it:
- a CDS encoding MFS transporter — translated: MTRHTPHAVLTPAIVLLMSIASGLVVASDYYAQPLLHTIGLEFGLSTAAAGAIVTTAQLSFAVGLLLLVPLGDLLERRSLIVSMTLCTAVGMALVAFAPNLGVVLAGTALAGLFSVVGQVMVPFAATLAAPQERGRVVGTVMSGLLLGILLARTAAGALADLGNWRTVYWLAAILLVVLAGALWRVLPRYPGNTAMSYGALLRSIGTLMVQEPLFRARSLLGALLFAQFSALWTSLTFLLANPPYGYSEGAIGLFGLAGAAGAFAARSFGHMADRGHINRCTRLGLWLLLASWLALSAGAGSLAALLGGILVLDLAIQGLQVTNQACIYRLRPDARSRITAGYMTSYFIGGAAGSFASANAYAHAGWRGVCILGGALAVLSLLYGTLSRNARVVENAPASNPA